In Eriocheir sinensis breed Jianghai 21 chromosome 8, ASM2467909v1, whole genome shotgun sequence, the following proteins share a genomic window:
- the LOC126995656 gene encoding hepatic lectin-like — MVRHAPLVLMGTLVMGVSATPMNLFDDGRADNSTCPGPFVPVHGYCVFLDHTVKGTWQEMREYCQSLDSDLAILSSVKFYFESLQYLKLTTTKAAFWIGASDLDTEGQWLWIDGTPVVMGAPYWANYGCNNQIQPAGGTNQNCAILENYLSYYLNDVNCSYKANPFCVM, encoded by the exons ATGGTCCGCCACGCCCCCCTGGTTCTCATGG gaaCCTTGGTCATGGGTGTTTCAGCGACGCCGATGAACTTATTCGACGATG GCCGTGCAGACAACTCAACATGTCCGGGTCCTTTTGTGCCGGTGCATGGGTACTGCGTCTTCCTGGATCACACCGTCAAGGGAACGTGGCAGGAGATGAGGGAGTATTGCCAATCGTTGGATAGCGATTTGGCCATCTTGTCGAGTGTCAAATTCTATTTCGAGAGCCTCCAGTACTTAAAATTAACAA CCACGAAAGCTGCCTTCTGGATTGGAGCGAGTGACCTGGACACGGAGGGACAGTGGCTGTGGATAGATGGCACTCCTGTCGTGATGGGCGCGCCTTACTGGGCCAACTACGGATGTAACAACCAGATTCAGCCCGCAGGGGGAACTAACCAAAATTGCGCCATATTGGAAAATTACTTGTCCTACTATTTGAACGACGTCAATTGTTCGTACAAAGCTAACCCATTCTGTGTGATGTGA